The Epinephelus lanceolatus isolate andai-2023 chromosome 11, ASM4190304v1, whole genome shotgun sequence genome window below encodes:
- the LOC144464773 gene encoding uncharacterized protein LOC144464773, producing the protein MEIAKATQGLTTAADMRETTKMLMQPNANWEEYLTPAPLSIAIMGELVFISSSDDFSINKNPPEKGYKYIQYPDSFRACLMQICNSGWHAFNEAHKNMDQIRLHTATVPDYMKAAVKLLFNAPDEVIDKLLPNQLENIRTIADECVTLSGSVEKKYTDVINLIQELLAACVNAERFHGEELEKVKMKIKENEIREKTATELKEWSKKAMEAMEKEINEAQDSYKKAMDSLPSGWEMIGMDVVEGLSKAVTTLVNGVANMVSSPGKTIYDSAETLIDTFHENNLQNENVDVLSVGCKSAEILSIVGTLTQYLKEGKIAWQDLYDQKAQSTKTNWSQAQFKRISGALKKMKGSKLQNDALNLCELGINICEELATYKPGENWGDKKETELIKKLKKLDEESRIFDTKSKKVLGSPALSATSPMMSKAQSETGDQSASQRAADNARFKIEQSREQLKVTREAYEKSVERMEQNQKELTEILVEMQSCKIKEIDFETTIKMLVKGLDAMGRVKEQWEKMVRFFQMISNIIKCSLSKTLKDFVSTADDTKELSYNNKLFVKDMLYNQAFQASNVASLVHMISETYTEVSNKYLMDRVSSLGKLMAMDKEKPEFLQERLKLQQSCTAAQEGILMLVLKNKKEFERKTDDRMAEIENGLKAILPAAPPQETERIKEIVQAGFGGGEEDYY; encoded by the coding sequence ATGGAAATTGCTAAGGCCACTCAGGGTCTCACCACTGCAGCAGATATGCGAGAGACCACCAAGATGCTGATGCAGCCTAATGCAAACTGGGAAGAGTACCTGACTCCTGCCCCCCTCTCCATCGCCATCATGGGGGAGCTCGTCTTCATCTCCTCATCTGATGACTTCTCCATCAACAAGAACCCCCCAGAGAAGGGCTACAAGTACATACAATACCCAGACTCGTTCAGGGCCTGCCTCATGCAAATCTGTAACTCAGGCTGGCATGCATTCAATGAGGCCCACAAGAATATGGATCAGATCCGCCTTCACACAGCCACAGTTCCTGATTACATGAAGGCAGCAGTCAAGCTGCTTTTCAATGCACCTGATGAAGTTATTGACAAGCTCCTGCCAAATCAGCTGGAAAACATTCGCACCATTGCAGATGAATGTGTGACACTGTCAGGCAGTGTTGAAAAGAAGTACACAGATGTCATCAACTTAATCCAGGAACTGTTGGCAGCCTGTGTCAATGCTGAACGCTTTCATGGAGAAGAGCTGGAGAAGGTGAAGATGAAGATTAAGGAAAATGAAATACGGGAGAAGACCGCCACTGAGCTTAAAGAATGGTCCAAGAAAGCAATGGAGGCCAtggaaaaggaaataaatgaagCACAAGATAGCTACAAGAAAGCAATGGACTCTCTTCCCTCCGGATGGGAAATGATTGGAATGGATGTGGTTGAAGGACTTTCAAAGGCAGTGACAACATTGGTTAATGGAGTCGCTAACATGGTAAGTTCTCCAGGAAAAACAATCTACGATTCAGCAGAAACACTCATAGACACATTCCATGAAAACAATCTGCAAAATGAAAACGTAGATGTGCTCTCAGTCGGCTGTAAGTCTGCAGAGATTCTTTCCATTGTAGGAACTCTTACACAGTATTTGAAGGAAGGGAAAATAGCCTGGCAGGACCTGTATGATCAGAAAGCACAATCCACAAAGACAAACTGGTCTCAAGCTCAATTCAAAAGAATCTCTGGGGCCTTAAAGAAGATGAAAGGGAGCAAACTTCAGAATGATGCTCTGAACCTTTGTGAGCTGGGTATTAACATCTGTGAAGAACTGGCCACATATAAACCTGGTGAAAACTGGGGTGACAAGAAAGAAACAGAGCTCATCAAGAAACTGAAGAAACTGGATGAAGAATCCCGCATCTTTGacaccaaaagcaaaaaagtacTGGGCTCTCCAGCTCTTTCTGCTACATCACCAATGATGAGCAAAGCACAGAGCGAAACAGGAGATCAGTCTGCcagtcagagagcagcagatAACGCTCGTTTCAAAATTGAGCAGAGCCGAGAACAACTCAAGGTAACACGGGAGGCCTATGAGAAGTCTGTGGAGAGAATGGAGCAGAATCAGAAGGAGCTGACTGAGATCTTGGTTGAAATGCAGAGCTGTAAGATCAAGGAGATTGACTTTGAAACCACCATCAAGATGCTGGTCAAGGGTCTCGATGCCATGGGCAGAGTCAAAGAGCAGTGGGAGAAGATGGTGCGCTTCTTCCAGATGATCTCTAACATCATCAAATGCAGCCTCAGCAAGACACTGAAAGATTTTGTCTCAACAGCTGATGATACAAAGGAACTCAGTTACAACAATAAACTATTTGTCAAAGACATGCTGTACAACCAGGCCTTCCAAGCCTCCAATGTTGCCAGTCTGGTCCACATGATCTCAGAGACCTACACTGAAGTGTCCAACAAGTACCTGATGGACAGAGTGAGCAGCCTGGGCAAGCTCATGGCCATGGATAAGGAGAAGCCAGAATTCCTTCAAGAGCGTTTGAAGCTGCAACAGTCCtgcacagcagctcaggaggGCATCCTTATGCTGGTCCTCAAGAACAAGAAGGAGTTTGAGAGGAAGACAGATGACAGGATGGCAGAAATAGAGAATGGTCTGAAAGCAATTCTGCCAGCTGCCCCACCCCAGGAGACTGAGAGGATCAAAGAAATAGTTCAAGCTGGGTTtggtggaggagaagaggatTACTACTAG
- the LOC144464774 gene encoding uncharacterized protein LOC144464774 — translation MAYSTVCGHGFRRGETAYRCSSVVLQHPELRKLAEAVIGPLKSGLQSFNTVTDLLLSVNADIILPGCQTFDEIRKEIESMKQELERSEQVAKQELLKLDGDTERLTAEQSCLAEEKQKREGELQNYRIELKSHQESLERNQEKLREARCRVKKAEEAYDDMSRRRDEAQTKRDVGIGLMAIPIVGWIAGSVLIGVGQVDMDQASNSMESARSEVREFESQEEMFSRNVSEYRSKISQTQANIQTTDDRIHQTEASLQDLSKKREVVADIQAKTRQAVCQLGRLSGVGSVAELQTRRLILLEPVMKVMEEMTSALGQITGDQLLHSEGIQSLMLDMRKNREKLFQLADTRDTHSDDDYC, via the exons ATGGCGTATTCCACTGTCTGTGGACATGGGTTCAGGCGTGGAGAGACTGCCTACAGATGCAG CTCTGTAGTGCTGCAGCACCCGGAGTTGAGAAAACTGGCCGAAGCTGTGATTGGTCCCTTGAAGAGTGGGCTTCAATCCTTCAACACCGTCACAGACTTACTCCTCAGCGTGAATGCAGACATCATCCTTCCTGGATGCCAGACCTTTGATGAGATCAGGAAAGAGATTGAAAGCATGAAGCAGGAGTTAGAAAGATCAGAGCAGGTGGCCAAACAGGAGCTTCTAAAGCTGGATGGGGACACTGAGCGTCTCACTGCAGAGCAGAGTTGTTTAGCCGAGGAGAAAcagaagagagagggggagttaCAGAATTATAGAATAGAGCTGAAGTCACATCAGGAGTCTTTAGAGAGGAATCAGGAAAAACTGAGAGAAGCGAGATGTCGTGTGAAGAAGGCAGAAGAGGCCTATGACGACATGAGTCGGAGGAGAGATGAGGCCCAGACAAAGAGGGATGTTGGGATTGGTCTCATGGCGATCCCAATCGTTGGATGGATTGCTG GGTCAGTCTTGATTGGAGTTGGCCAGGTAGACATGGATCAGGCCTCTAACTCGATGGAGTCTGCTAGGAGTGAAGTACGTGAATTTGAATCTCAGGAGGAAATGTTCTCTAGAAATGTATCTGAGTATAGATCCAAAATTAGTCAAACTCAGGCCAACATTCAAACTACAGACGATAGGATTCATCAGACAGAGGCCTCACTGCAGGACTTGTCCAAGAAGCGGGAGGTCGTTGCTGATATCCAGGCTAAAACTAGACAAGCTGTCTGTCAACTGGGGAGGCTGAGTGGGGTGGGGAGTGTGGCGGAGCTGCAGACCCGACGTCTGATCCTGCTAGAGCCAGTCATGAAGGTGATGGAAGAGATGACATCAGCACTGGGGCAGATCACCGGAGATCAGTTGCTGCATTCAGAGGGCATCCAGAGCCTGATGTTGGATATGAGAAAGAACAGGGAGAAATTATTCCAACTTGCTGACACCAGAGATACTCATTCAGATGATGACTATTGCTAA